One genomic window of Quercus lobata isolate SW786 chromosome 9, ValleyOak3.0 Primary Assembly, whole genome shotgun sequence includes the following:
- the LOC115961487 gene encoding aspartic proteinase CDR1-like, translated as MASSVRFHPCFLVASILSYYVTGLLATAHNVPQTQLTLHKDQHIMKFSNGTPPVDIYGSADTGSNLVWTQCLPCDACFKQIHPMFDSKKSSTYREISCQSEECRILLDEATVLLKIFAITRLDMLLVCPKVFGRKKKLPLILPQGGFHYEGHATGTIGFGAGPLSFVSQIGSKRFSYCLVPYGTDPSITGKISFSNGCEVVGDGVISTPYVGGDQYYLTLEGISVGDTYVPFNSSGADVELKPIQTFNRPVKEYEYYCFAITNIANTKLDFKDGAGVYGSNVQANFLIGYDLETKMVSFKPTDCTKL; from the exons ATGGCAAGCAGTGTCAGATTTCATCCATGCTTCCTTGTTGCCTCTATTCTCTCATATTATGTTACAGGCCTTTTGGCTACAGCTCATAATGTCCCCCAAACACAATTAACACTACACAAAGATCAACATATCATGAAGTTCTCAAATGGCACTCCACCAGTTGACATCTATGGCTCTGCAGATACAGGCAGTAACCTCGTGTGGACACAATGTCTACCTTGTGATGCCTGCTTCAAACAGATTCATCCCATGTTCGATTCTAAAAAGTCCTCCACATACCGCGAAATTTCTTGTCAATCAGAAGAATGTCGTATACTATTGGATGAAGCCACTGTTCTCCTCAAAATATTTGCAATTACAAGACTGGATATGCTACTGGTTTGTCCAAAGGTGTTTGGGCGAAAGaaaaagttaccattaattctACCTCAGG GCGGCTTCCATTACGAAGGCCATGCAACGGGAACCATTGGGTTTGGAGCAGGGCCTTTGTCCTTTGTTTCACAAATTGGTAGCAAGAGGTTTTCTTATTGCTTGGTACCATATGGTACTGATCCTAGTATTACAGGCAAGATAAGTTTCAGCAATGGCTGTGAAGTTGTGGGTGATGGTGTGATTTCAACACCATATGTAGGTGGAGATCAATATTATTTGACACTAGAAGGAATTAGTGTTGGAGACACATATGTGCCCTTTAACTCTTCAG GAGCAGATGTGGAGTTAAAGCCCATACAAACTTTCAATCGACCAGTTAAAGAATATGAATATTACTGCTTTGCAATTACAAATATTGCAAATACTAAGTTGGATTTTAAGGATGGCGCAGGAGTATATGGCAGCAATGTTCAAGCAAATTTTTTGATTGGGTATGACTTGGAAACAAAGATGGTCTCCTTCAAGCCAACTGATTGCACCAAACTGTAG